The genome window AGTGAACCGGATCCGCAGCCGCGGGTCCCGTCAGCGACGAGGAGCAGCACCCATGGCCAGCCGCCGTCTCGATCGACCCCGCGCCGGACAGGGACGCATGCTCGCCGGAGTGTGCTCGGGCATCGCCCAGCACTACGGCTGGAGCCCCGGCATGGTGCGCCTGGTGTTCGTGCTGACCGGCCTGTTCGGTGCGGGCGAGCTGGCCTACCTCGTGCTCTGGATCGTGATGCCGAAGCGCTGACCGTCACCGACGCTCGACGGCGTCGACCAGCTTCCAGCAGGCCGGGACGACCGCGGCGGCGGCCACCAGCTTGAGCGCGTCACCGGCCAGGAACGGCACCACGCCGGCCGCGACGGCGGCGGCGGGGGAGAGACCGAGCACGAGCGCCAGGCCGGTCGCCCCGCAGGCATAGATGACGAGATTGCCGAGCGCCATCGCGGTGACGACCTGCACCGGCGTACGCGATCCCGTCCGCCGGACGATGCCGCCGACGAGCGCGGCCGCCACCACGAAGCCGACCACGTAGCCGATGGTGTGCGGGCCGCCACCGGCGAACCAGGGCAGGCCGACGACGCCGAGGGCGAGGTAGAGCAGCGACCCGGCCGCGGCGCGGGTGCGTCCGAGCGCGATCGCACCGGCGAGCACGGCGAAGGTCTGTCCGGTGAAGGGCACCGTGGTCCCCGGCAACGCGAACGCCACCTGGGCGGAGGCGGCGATGGCGAGCGCGAACCCGACCGACAGCGCGACGTCGCGGACCCGGGCACCCGGCAGGAC of Egicoccus sp. AB-alg6-2 contains these proteins:
- a CDS encoding PspC domain-containing protein, with the translated sequence MASRRLDRPRAGQGRMLAGVCSGIAQHYGWSPGMVRLVFVLTGLFGAGELAYLVLWIVMPKR
- a CDS encoding biotin transporter BioY, with the translated sequence MSSAAYQTDHRVLTDVLPGARVRDVALSVGFALAIAASAQVAFALPGTTVPFTGQTFAVLAGAIALGRTRAAAGSLLYLALGVVGLPWFAGGGPHTIGYVVGFVVAAALVGGIVRRTGSRTPVQVVTAMALGNLVIYACGATGLALVLGLSPAAAVAAGVVPFLAGDALKLVAAAAVVPACWKLVDAVERR